One window of Alphaproteobacteria bacterium genomic DNA carries:
- a CDS encoding methyltransferase domain-containing protein: MASPTFEDLELSGWSDRAEAYDDNFGRVTGGAIEPLLGMLADDLAGLELLDVCAGTGHLAAAAAARGANVAGIDFAATMVDLARANHPGIDFSQGDAQNLAHSDAAFDAVTCCFGLLHLADAEAAMAEACRVLKPGGRYAFAAWQGPKGHDLSALVLPAIEAHGSFDVDLPPAPPIFRFGKPEVCQELLTAAGFSGMETQQMPLTWNIPEPEGVLTMIRRSTVRTAMILDRQTPEARAKIDAHILEDARARLTDGGITLTFPALLVAATKA; encoded by the coding sequence ATGGCGAGCCCGACCTTCGAGGATCTTGAACTGAGCGGCTGGAGCGATCGGGCCGAGGCCTACGACGACAACTTCGGCCGCGTCACCGGAGGCGCCATAGAGCCGCTGCTGGGAATGCTGGCAGACGACCTGGCGGGCCTCGAGCTGCTCGACGTCTGTGCCGGCACCGGACATTTGGCGGCTGCCGCAGCGGCCCGCGGAGCGAACGTTGCCGGCATCGATTTCGCCGCCACCATGGTCGATCTGGCCCGGGCCAATCACCCCGGTATCGATTTTTCCCAGGGTGACGCACAAAATTTGGCCCACTCGGACGCCGCCTTCGACGCCGTCACTTGCTGCTTCGGGCTATTGCACCTGGCCGACGCCGAGGCCGCCATGGCCGAGGCCTGCCGCGTGCTCAAGCCCGGCGGCCGCTACGCCTTCGCCGCCTGGCAGGGGCCCAAGGGCCACGATCTTTCAGCGCTCGTGCTGCCGGCCATCGAGGCCCATGGCAGCTTCGACGTCGACCTGCCGCCGGCCCCGCCGATCTTTCGCTTCGGCAAGCCGGAGGTTTGCCAGGAGCTGCTGACGGCCGCCGGATTCAGCGGCATGGAAACGCAGCAAATGCCCCTCACCTGGAACATCCCCGAGCCCGAGGGCGTGCTGACCATGATCCGGCGCTCCACCGTGCGCACCGCCATGATCCTCGACCGCCAGACGCCCGAGGCGCGGGCGAAGATCGATGCCCATATCCTCGAAGACGCCCGGGCGCGGCTCACGGATGGCGGAATTACGTTGACCTTTCCGGCGCTGCTGGTGGCGGCGACCAAGGCGTAG
- a CDS encoding exodeoxyribonuclease VII small subunit — protein sequence MAQNDPPGAAAEALPEDIAKLSFEEALGELEGIVQRLEGGDVNLEESIAVYTRGSHLKSHCEAKLRAASEKVEKVVAGLDGGPGLEAADLD from the coding sequence ATGGCCCAGAACGACCCCCCCGGCGCGGCCGCGGAAGCGCTTCCCGAGGACATCGCCAAGCTCAGCTTCGAAGAGGCGCTGGGCGAACTCGAAGGCATCGTCCAGCGCCTCGAGGGCGGTGATGTCAACCTCGAGGAATCGATCGCCGTCTACACCCGGGGCAGCCACCTCAAGAGCCACTGCGAGGCCAAGCTTCGGGCGGCCAGCGAAAAGGTCGAAAAGGTGGTCGCCGGCCTCGACGGCGGGCCCGGCCTCGAAGCCGCCGATCTCGACTGA
- a CDS encoding histone deacetylase family protein — protein sequence MSTLFFSHPACLEPDPGDGHPERPDRLRAIEAALEGSEFAALQRREAPLGEHSDILRVHDGAYLAAVQAVLPSQGRAYLDADTAVSPGSGEAALRAVGAVTAAVDAVAGGRADNAFCAVRPPGHHAEPARAMGFCLFNNVAIGALRARDVFGAARVAVIDFDVHHGNGTEAAFRRDATLFYASTHQYPHYPGSGAAQDTGVGNILNLPLAAGDGSQAFRQAFTDHLLPALDDFEPGFVLVSAGFDAHSEDPLAALELLDEDYAWATRELLAVAARHAGGRLVSVLEGGYALDALGRSVAAHVGELLAA from the coding sequence ATGTCGACGCTTTTCTTCAGCCACCCGGCTTGCCTCGAACCCGATCCCGGCGATGGGCATCCCGAACGCCCCGATCGCCTGCGGGCCATCGAGGCAGCCCTGGAGGGATCCGAATTCGCGGCCCTGCAGCGGCGCGAGGCGCCCTTGGGCGAGCACAGCGACATCCTGCGCGTCCACGACGGCGCTTATCTGGCCGCGGTGCAGGCCGTTCTGCCGAGCCAGGGCCGGGCCTACCTCGATGCCGATACCGCCGTTTCGCCAGGCTCGGGCGAGGCCGCATTGCGGGCCGTGGGCGCCGTGACGGCCGCCGTCGACGCCGTGGCCGGGGGCCGTGCGGATAACGCCTTCTGCGCCGTGCGGCCGCCCGGACATCACGCCGAGCCGGCCCGGGCGATGGGTTTTTGCCTCTTCAACAACGTCGCCATCGGGGCGCTGAGGGCCCGCGATGTGTTTGGTGCGGCCCGGGTCGCGGTGATCGACTTCGACGTCCACCACGGCAACGGCACCGAGGCCGCTTTTCGCCGCGACGCCACGCTCTTCTACGCTTCGACGCACCAGTATCCGCACTATCCCGGCAGCGGCGCGGCCCAGGATACCGGGGTGGGAAACATCCTCAACCTGCCGCTGGCGGCGGGCGACGGATCCCAGGCCTTCCGTCAGGCATTCACGGACCACCTGCTGCCGGCGCTGGACGATTTCGAGCCAGGCTTCGTGCTGGTCTCGGCCGGTTTCGACGCCCACTCCGAGGACCCGCTGGCGGCTCTGGAGTTGCTTGACGAGGATTACGCTTGGGCCACACGCGAGCTCTTGGCTGTGGCCGCCCGCCACGCCGGGGGCCGGCTGGTCTCGGTGCTCGAGGGCGGCTACGCACTGGACGCTTTGGGCCGCTCGGTGGCGGCTCACGTGGGCGAGTTGCTGGCGGCTTGA
- a CDS encoding aspartate aminotransferase family protein → MAQAPAHRGANRPSNMLFWPVPDRPFVERGRGIHVWDQDGKRYIDASAGPQTCNIGHGNERVRQVMLAQAEKISFAFRSHFRNEPAEDLADLMAELAPEGLDRAFFCSGGSEAVEAAIKLARQHAVAIGQGSRYKMISRLPAYHGSTLGALACTGDPMMAGPFAPMMPIWPKIPAPFSAYRPAGQSLAESGLEYADMLEREIVAQGPESVLAFIMETIGGASTGALVAPDSYYARVRQICDKYGVLLILDEVMCGAGRTGTFLAAEHWNLTPDIVVLAKGLASGYVPFGAIMTSAGIADAIDAAGGYIHAHTYSASPLACAVAGAVIQEHLDHDLWGNAGRTGAYFMAQLQTLLDEFPFIGEVRGRGLMLGFDVIADRATGKPLPNQLNAHQRIVQEAYDRGLIIYSRRVLEGAYGDFFLLTPPLIITEAEVDEVMELLKQALRAFAPEAQAAGEA, encoded by the coding sequence ATGGCCCAAGCCCCAGCGCACCGCGGCGCCAACCGCCCCAGCAATATGCTGTTCTGGCCCGTCCCCGACCGGCCCTTCGTCGAGCGCGGCCGTGGCATCCACGTCTGGGATCAGGACGGCAAGCGCTACATCGATGCCTCGGCCGGGCCCCAGACCTGCAACATCGGCCACGGCAACGAACGCGTGCGCCAGGTCATGCTGGCCCAGGCAGAGAAGATCAGTTTTGCTTTTCGTTCCCACTTTCGTAATGAGCCGGCCGAGGACCTGGCGGACCTGATGGCCGAACTGGCGCCTGAGGGGCTGGACCGAGCCTTCTTTTGCTCGGGCGGCTCGGAGGCCGTCGAGGCGGCCATCAAGCTGGCTCGCCAGCACGCGGTCGCGATTGGTCAGGGCTCGCGTTACAAGATGATCTCGCGCCTGCCGGCCTACCACGGCTCGACGCTGGGCGCGCTGGCCTGCACGGGCGATCCCATGATGGCCGGCCCCTTTGCCCCCATGATGCCGATCTGGCCCAAGATCCCGGCGCCCTTCAGCGCCTACCGCCCGGCCGGCCAGAGCCTGGCGGAAAGCGGGCTGGAATACGCCGACATGCTGGAACGCGAGATCGTCGCCCAGGGGCCGGAAAGCGTGCTCGCCTTCATCATGGAGACCATCGGCGGCGCTTCGACCGGGGCCCTGGTGGCGCCCGATTCCTACTACGCCCGGGTGCGCCAGATCTGCGACAAGTATGGCGTGCTGCTGATCCTCGACGAGGTCATGTGCGGGGCCGGCCGCACCGGCACCTTCCTGGCCGCCGAGCACTGGAACCTCACGCCCGACATCGTGGTGCTGGCCAAGGGTCTGGCCTCGGGCTACGTGCCCTTCGGCGCCATCATGACCTCGGCCGGCATCGCCGACGCCATCGACGCCGCCGGGGGTTACATCCACGCCCACACCTATTCCGCCAGCCCGCTGGCCTGCGCCGTGGCAGGCGCCGTGATCCAGGAGCACCTGGACCACGATCTTTGGGGCAACGCCGGGCGCACCGGGGCCTACTTCATGGCGCAGCTGCAGACCCTGCTCGACGAGTTCCCCTTCATCGGCGAAGTGCGCGGCAGGGGCCTGATGCTGGGCTTCGACGTCATCGCCGACCGGGCCACGGGGAAGCCGCTGCCCAACCAGCTCAACGCCCACCAGCGCATCGTCCAGGAGGCTTATGATCGCGGCCTGATCATCTATTCGCGGCGCGTGCTGGAGGGCGCCTACGGCGACTTCTTTTTGCTTACGCCGCCGCTGATCATCACCGAGGCCGAGGTCGACGAGGTGATGGAACTTCTCAAGCAAGCGCTGCGTGCTTTCGCGCCCGAGGCGCAAGCCGCCGGTGAGGCCTGA
- a CDS encoding long-chain fatty acid--CoA ligase: MSEQIWLKAYPENIDWQAEIPVKPLYALLDDSVDRFPQNPFLDFLGKKYSYGEVGDMVRRAAAGFQKLGVGKGTKVGLFLPNCPQFVVCFFGILKAGGTVVNYSPLYAEDQLLHQIEDSQTDIMVTLNLEALYPKMKAMLEKTRVKTLIIGTMPEVLPFPKSLLFPLVKRADVADVPDDSRHVAFAQLLNNDGTFEPATIDPASDVAVLQYTGGTTGVSKGAMLSHANLYANTVQGALWFEGLEMGRERMMGVLPFFHVFAMSVVMNLSVYIGAEIVMHPRFELEPVLKDLSKKRPTLFPGVPTMYTAINHHPDLASYDLTSIKFCLSGGAPLPVEVKQRFEELTGASLREGYGLTESSPIACANPIAGVSKEGSVGLPVPGTSIFITDREDPTKILPQGEDGEICIKGPQIMLGYWGRPEDTAETIIEGRLRTGDVGYMDEQGYTFIIDRMKDLILVGGFNVYPRHVEEGVYQHPAVEECTVIGIDDDYRGQSVKAFIKLKEGHSLTSEELLAFLQDKLGKHEMPRHIEFRDELPKTMIGKLSKKELVAEEAEKQAAS; this comes from the coding sequence ATGAGCGAACAGATCTGGCTGAAGGCCTACCCTGAGAATATCGACTGGCAGGCGGAGATTCCCGTCAAGCCGCTTTATGCCCTGCTCGACGACAGCGTCGACAGGTTTCCGCAAAATCCCTTTCTCGACTTCCTGGGCAAGAAATATAGCTACGGCGAGGTCGGCGACATGGTGCGCCGCGCCGCCGCCGGCTTCCAGAAGCTGGGCGTCGGCAAGGGCACCAAGGTGGGGCTCTTCCTGCCCAACTGCCCGCAGTTCGTGGTTTGCTTTTTCGGCATCCTCAAGGCCGGCGGCACGGTGGTCAACTACAGCCCTCTCTATGCCGAGGACCAGTTGCTGCACCAGATCGAGGACAGCCAGACCGACATCATGGTGACGCTGAACCTGGAAGCGCTCTATCCCAAGATGAAGGCCATGCTGGAGAAGACCCGGGTCAAGACGCTGATCATCGGCACCATGCCCGAGGTGCTGCCCTTTCCCAAGAGCCTGCTCTTCCCGCTGGTCAAACGGGCCGACGTGGCCGACGTTCCCGACGACAGCCGCCACGTCGCTTTCGCCCAGCTCTTGAACAACGACGGCACCTTCGAGCCGGCCACCATCGATCCCGCCAGCGACGTCGCGGTGTTGCAATACACCGGCGGCACCACCGGCGTCTCCAAGGGCGCCATGCTCAGCCACGCCAACCTCTACGCCAACACCGTGCAGGGCGCGCTCTGGTTCGAGGGCCTCGAGATGGGCCGGGAACGTATGATGGGCGTGCTGCCCTTCTTCCACGTCTTCGCCATGTCGGTGGTGATGAACCTGAGCGTCTACATCGGCGCCGAGATCGTCATGCACCCGCGCTTCGAGCTCGAGCCAGTGCTCAAGGATCTGAGCAAAAAACGGCCGACGCTGTTTCCCGGCGTGCCCACCATGTACACCGCCATCAACCACCATCCCGACCTGGCGAGCTACGACCTGACCTCGATCAAGTTCTGCCTCTCGGGCGGTGCGCCGCTGCCGGTCGAGGTCAAGCAGCGCTTCGAGGAGCTCACCGGGGCCAGCCTGCGCGAGGGCTACGGCCTTACCGAATCCTCGCCCATCGCCTGCGCCAACCCCATCGCCGGGGTCAGCAAGGAAGGGTCCGTGGGGCTGCCGGTGCCCGGCACCTCGATCTTCATCACCGACCGCGAGGACCCGACCAAGATCCTGCCCCAGGGCGAGGACGGCGAGATCTGCATCAAGGGGCCGCAGATCATGCTGGGCTACTGGGGCCGGCCCGAGGACACGGCCGAGACCATCATCGAGGGGCGGCTGCGCACCGGCGACGTGGGCTACATGGACGAGCAGGGCTATACCTTCATCATCGACCGCATGAAGGACCTGATCCTGGTGGGCGGCTTCAACGTCTATCCCCGCCACGTCGAGGAGGGCGTCTACCAGCACCCGGCGGTCGAGGAATGCACCGTCATCGGCATCGACGACGACTATCGCGGCCAGTCCGTCAAGGCCTTCATCAAATTGAAGGAAGGTCATAGCCTGACGAGCGAGGAGCTGCTGGCCTTCCTGCAGGACAAGCTCGGCAAGCACGAAATGCCGCGCCACATCGAGTTCCGCGACGAGTTGCCGAAAACCATGATCGGCAAGCTCTCGAAGAAGGAACTGGTGGCCGAGGAGGCGGAAAAGCAGGCGGCAAGCTAG
- a CDS encoding efflux RND transporter periplasmic adaptor subunit has protein sequence MKILTQVVVVAALAAAAGGGWQYKDRLPWLGGGEAVKASAKRGGKRVVPVELGAAHAGLVTVSVEAMGTAEANDAVIITPKVTGIIKRIRFREGQRVKAGSVLVEFDAGELEAKLEEKRADRDNARRLYQRARRLLQTRNVPRARVDDLQGQLLAAEARVRADEARLAEYVVKAPFAGRLGLRRVSVGALVRPGDAMTTLDDTSRVRADFRLPETGLAHVATGQAVTAVSAAYAGRNFEGRVSTIDSRVDPVSRSIQIRTVFANRDEALKPGMFLTATLVTEVRENAVLIPEQALVSSGRERFVFTVVEGKARKVAVEVGEHLGAEVEIRAGLAVGDRVVVGGTQKIRHGSAVRPLPAAAGKPGGKPG, from the coding sequence ATGAAAATCCTCACCCAAGTCGTGGTGGTGGCTGCCCTGGCGGCGGCAGCCGGCGGCGGCTGGCAATACAAGGACCGATTGCCCTGGCTGGGCGGCGGCGAGGCGGTCAAGGCATCGGCCAAGCGCGGCGGCAAACGGGTGGTGCCGGTGGAACTCGGCGCCGCCCACGCCGGTTTGGTAACGGTCAGCGTCGAGGCCATGGGCACGGCCGAGGCCAACGACGCCGTCATCATCACGCCCAAGGTGACCGGCATCATCAAGCGTATTCGTTTTCGCGAAGGCCAGCGGGTCAAGGCGGGCAGCGTGCTGGTGGAATTCGACGCCGGCGAGCTGGAGGCCAAGCTCGAGGAAAAACGCGCCGATCGCGACAATGCCCGGCGGCTCTATCAGCGCGCCCGGCGGCTGTTGCAGACCAGGAACGTGCCACGCGCCCGGGTCGACGACCTGCAGGGCCAGTTGCTGGCCGCCGAGGCCCGGGTCAGGGCCGACGAGGCGCGGCTTGCCGAATACGTCGTCAAGGCGCCCTTTGCCGGCCGCCTGGGGCTGAGAAGGGTCAGCGTCGGCGCCCTGGTGCGGCCCGGTGACGCCATGACCACGCTGGACGACACCTCGCGCGTGCGGGCCGATTTTCGCCTGCCCGAAACCGGCCTGGCCCACGTCGCCACCGGCCAGGCGGTGACGGCGGTCAGCGCCGCCTACGCCGGCCGCAACTTCGAGGGCCGCGTCAGCACCATCGATTCGCGCGTCGATCCGGTCAGCCGCTCGATCCAGATCCGGACCGTCTTCGCCAACCGCGATGAAGCCCTCAAGCCGGGCATGTTCCTGACCGCGACCCTGGTCACCGAGGTGCGCGAAAACGCCGTGCTGATTCCCGAGCAGGCCTTGGTCTCGAGCGGGCGTGAGCGCTTCGTTTTCACCGTCGTTGAGGGCAAGGCGCGAAAGGTGGCGGTCGAGGTGGGCGAGCATCTGGGCGCCGAGGTGGAAATCCGGGCCGGCCTGGCAGTCGGCGACCGTGTGGTGGTCGGCGGTACCCAGAAGATCCGCCACGGCAGCGCCGTGCGGCCCCTGCCGGCGGCGGCTGGCAAGCCGGGCGGCAAGCCAGGCTAA
- a CDS encoding sulfurtransferase TusA family protein, which yields MPEFDTELDARGLNCPLPILRAKKAITGLDSGQVLKVVATDPGSVKDFEAFCRQTGDELLESGEAEGEFVFHIRKH from the coding sequence ATGCCTGAATTCGATACCGAACTCGATGCCCGCGGTCTCAACTGCCCGCTGCCCATCCTGCGCGCCAAGAAGGCCATCACCGGCCTTGATTCGGGTCAGGTGCTGAAGGTAGTGGCGACCGATCCGGGATCGGTCAAGGACTTCGAGGCCTTTTGCCGCCAAACCGGCGACGAACTGCTCGAGTCCGGCGAAGCCGAGGGCGAGTTCGTCTTTCACATCCGCAAGCACTGA
- a CDS encoding 2-hydroxychromene-2-carboxylate isomerase → MASVEIWYDFGSPASYLGYWELKNVAERTGADIDYQPMLLGGVFQAVGNTSPASIAAKGKWLFGDLSNYAAKYGLPFAMNPNFPVNTLALMRGAIVAQRRDELVAYSDAMFNAVWRDEKDMADIAVVGATLTEAGLDAQAYGEGMQDQAIKDALKAQVERAVAKGVFGAPTFFVGEQMWWGQDRLTWVEEALSGS, encoded by the coding sequence GTGGCAAGCGTCGAGATCTGGTACGATTTCGGCAGCCCGGCCAGCTACCTGGGGTACTGGGAGCTGAAGAATGTCGCCGAACGGACCGGGGCCGACATCGACTACCAGCCCATGCTGCTGGGTGGCGTCTTCCAGGCCGTGGGCAACACTTCGCCGGCCTCCATCGCGGCCAAGGGCAAATGGCTCTTTGGCGATCTCTCCAACTATGCCGCCAAGTACGGCCTGCCCTTCGCCATGAACCCCAATTTCCCGGTCAATACGCTGGCGCTCATGCGCGGCGCCATCGTGGCCCAGCGGCGCGACGAGCTGGTGGCCTATTCGGACGCCATGTTCAACGCCGTCTGGCGTGACGAGAAGGACATGGCCGACATCGCCGTGGTCGGCGCCACGCTGACCGAGGCCGGCCTCGATGCCCAGGCCTACGGCGAGGGCATGCAGGACCAAGCCATAAAAGACGCCCTCAAGGCCCAGGTCGAACGGGCCGTGGCCAAGGGCGTCTTCGGCGCCCCCACCTTCTTTGTGGGCGAGCAGATGTGGTGGGGCCAGGACCGGCTGACGTGGGTCGAGGAAGCGCTTTCCGGAAGCTGA
- a CDS encoding efflux RND transporter permease subunit produces MILSDTAIQRPVLATVVSLVLVMFGLFAFERLTVRELPDVDRPVISIGTVYRGASAQIIETEVTQIIEDAVAGIEGISTLTSTSREESSVVRLEFSVERDMDDAANDVRDLVSRAVRNLPEEADPPRIAKSDADARSIMWITMTSERMSGLELTDYGERFLVDRLSIVPGVARVRIGGARRYAVRIWLDRRALAARQLTVQDVERALRAQNISLPSGRIESVQREMSVRTDSRLRTEAEFQNVVVKEAQGYFVRLGEVAKVELGAENDRTDLRISGVPAVGLGVVKQSKANTLDVANGIRAEIEKIKDSLPAGANLEVAYDQSLFISRSIKEVFIAISIAMFMVVMVNFVFLRSLRATVIPAIAIPVSVIASFMVLEGLGFSINILTLLAFVLAIGLVVDDAIVVLENIHRRIEEGEPPLLAARRGAKQIAFAVIATTVVLVAVFVPISFMEGETGRLFTEFGIAVAAAVIFSSFVALTLTPMMCSKMLRPPEEEGFLFRVTEHGFGAMHTGYRWLLERMLGMPLVVLALATGISALAYSLYLAVPKEFAPVEDRGAIFIPVTAPESASLDYTRRYVAMIETRLQPIIERGDAKNILTIVAPSWGRPGPVNRAFIILRLKPWDERTIEQQSVTKEIFPKIMSVPGVRAFAVNPASLGRHRFGAPIQMVLGGPSYEVLVQWRDNLLRRARQNRRLLNAVSDFQERRPELLVDIDRNRAADLGIAIDDIGRTLETLLGSRYVTTYNFGGKLYNVILQARADDRARPGDLSNIYVRSRSTSGLVPLSNLVDLQPTGGPRELKRIDRMRAITVTASLAPGYTMGEAMEFLERVADEELPAMARVTWGGASREFLDSSAGLNVTFALAFLIVFLALAAQFESFIHPFIIMLSVPLAVTGALASLLFVGLTLNVYSQIGIVMLIGLTAKNAILIVEFANQLRDQGQDIYTAVRDAATIRLRPILMTSIATSFSALPLAQGTGAGAEARRALGVVIIGGVSFATLLSLLVVPVLYLLLARFAKPTGHIARRLGDLEAEEAARQPAE; encoded by the coding sequence GTGATTCTTTCCGACACCGCCATCCAGCGCCCGGTGCTGGCCACCGTGGTCTCGCTGGTGCTGGTCATGTTCGGCCTCTTTGCTTTCGAGCGACTGACGGTGCGCGAGCTGCCCGACGTCGACCGGCCGGTGATCTCGATCGGCACCGTCTACCGCGGTGCTTCGGCCCAAATCATCGAAACCGAGGTGACCCAGATCATCGAGGACGCGGTGGCGGGTATCGAAGGCATCAGCACGCTGACCTCGACCAGCCGCGAGGAATCCTCGGTGGTCAGGCTCGAGTTCTCGGTCGAGCGCGACATGGACGACGCCGCCAACGACGTGCGCGACCTGGTCAGCCGGGCGGTGCGCAACCTGCCCGAGGAGGCCGACCCGCCGCGTATCGCCAAGTCGGACGCCGATGCCCGCTCGATCATGTGGATCACCATGACCAGCGAGCGCATGTCGGGCCTGGAGCTGACCGACTATGGCGAGCGCTTTTTGGTCGACCGGCTGTCCATCGTGCCGGGCGTGGCGCGGGTGCGCATCGGCGGCGCACGGCGTTATGCCGTGCGCATCTGGCTCGACCGCCGCGCCCTGGCGGCGCGCCAGTTGACGGTGCAGGACGTCGAGCGGGCGCTCAGGGCACAAAATATCTCGCTGCCCTCGGGCCGCATCGAATCGGTGCAGCGCGAGATGTCGGTGCGCACCGATTCGCGGCTGCGCACCGAGGCCGAGTTCCAAAACGTCGTGGTCAAGGAGGCGCAGGGCTATTTCGTGCGCCTGGGTGAGGTGGCGAAGGTCGAGCTGGGGGCCGAAAACGACCGTACCGACCTGCGCATCAGCGGCGTCCCGGCGGTCGGCCTGGGTGTGGTCAAGCAATCCAAGGCCAACACCCTCGACGTGGCCAACGGCATCCGCGCGGAAATCGAAAAGATCAAGGATTCCCTCCCCGCCGGCGCCAACCTCGAGGTGGCCTACGACCAGTCGCTGTTTATCAGCCGTTCCATCAAGGAGGTCTTCATCGCCATCTCCATCGCCATGTTCATGGTGGTGATGGTCAATTTCGTCTTCCTGCGCAGCTTGCGCGCCACGGTGATCCCGGCCATCGCCATTCCGGTCTCCGTGATCGCCTCGTTCATGGTGCTCGAGGGGCTTGGGTTTTCCATCAATATCCTGACGCTGCTGGCCTTCGTGCTGGCCATCGGCCTGGTCGTCGACGATGCCATCGTGGTGCTGGAAAACATCCACCGCCGCATCGAGGAAGGCGAGCCGCCGCTGCTGGCGGCGCGCCGCGGCGCCAAGCAGATCGCCTTCGCCGTGATCGCCACCACGGTGGTGCTGGTAGCCGTCTTCGTGCCCATCTCGTTCATGGAGGGCGAGACCGGGCGCCTCTTTACCGAGTTCGGCATCGCCGTGGCGGCGGCGGTGATCTTCTCCAGCTTCGTGGCGCTGACGCTGACGCCCATGATGTGTTCCAAGATGCTGCGCCCGCCCGAGGAAGAGGGCTTCCTGTTCCGTGTCACCGAGCACGGTTTCGGCGCCATGCATACCGGCTATCGCTGGCTGCTGGAGCGCATGCTGGGCATGCCGCTGGTGGTACTGGCGCTGGCCACCGGCATCTCGGCGCTGGCCTATAGCCTCTATCTGGCGGTGCCCAAGGAGTTCGCGCCGGTCGAGGATCGCGGTGCCATCTTCATCCCGGTGACGGCGCCGGAAAGCGCCAGCCTGGACTACACGCGGCGCTACGTGGCGATGATAGAGACGCGCCTGCAGCCCATCATCGAACGCGGCGATGCCAAGAACATCCTGACCATCGTGGCCCCCAGTTGGGGCCGCCCCGGTCCGGTCAACCGGGCCTTCATCATCCTCCGCCTCAAACCCTGGGACGAGCGCACCATCGAGCAGCAAAGCGTGACCAAGGAGATTTTCCCCAAGATCATGTCGGTGCCCGGCGTGCGCGCTTTCGCCGTCAATCCCGCCAGCCTGGGCCGCCACCGCTTCGGGGCGCCGATCCAGATGGTGCTGGGCGGCCCCAGCTATGAAGTGCTGGTGCAATGGCGCGACAATTTGCTGCGCCGCGCGCGGCAGAACCGGCGCCTGCTCAATGCCGTCAGCGACTTCCAGGAACGCCGGCCCGAGCTGCTGGTCGACATCGACCGCAACCGGGCGGCGGACCTGGGCATAGCCATCGACGACATCGGCCGCACCCTGGAGACGCTGCTGGGTTCGCGCTATGTCACCACCTACAATTTCGGCGGCAAGCTCTATAACGTCATCCTGCAGGCCCGGGCCGACGACCGGGCGCGGCCCGGCGATCTCAGCAACATCTACGTGCGCTCGCGTTCCACTTCCGGCCTGGTGCCGCTCTCCAACCTGGTCGATCTCCAGCCTACCGGCGGGCCGCGTGAGCTCAAGCGCATCGATCGCATGCGGGCCATCACCGTCACCGCCTCGCTGGCGCCGGGCTATACCATGGGCGAGGCCATGGAATTCCTCGAGCGCGTCGCCGACGAGGAACTGCCGGCCATGGCCCGGGTGACCTGGGGCGGCGCCTCGCGCGAGTTCCTCGATTCCAGCGCCGGCCTCAACGTCACCTTCGCGCTGGCCTTCCTGATCGTCTTTTTGGCCCTGGCGGCCCAGTTCGAGAGCTTCATCCATCCCTTCATCATCATGCTCTCGGTGCCGCTGGCCGTCACCGGCGCGCTGGCCTCGTTGCTCTTCGTCGGCCTGACGCTGAACGTCTACAGCCAGATCGGCATCGTCATGCTGATCGGCCTGACGGCCAAGAACGCCATCCTCATCGTCGAGTTCGCCAACCAGTTGCGCGACCAGGGCCAGGACATCTATACGGCCGTGCGCGACGCCGCGACGATCCGCCTCAGACCGATTTTGATGACCAGTATCGCCACCTCGTTCAGTGCACTGCCGCTGGCGCAGGGCACCGGCGCCGGGGCCGAGGCGCGGCGCGCGCTGGGTGTGGTGATCATCGGCGGCGTCAGTTTTGCTACGCTCTTGAGCCTGCTGGTGGTGCCGGTGCTATACCTCCTGCTGGCCCGCTTCGCCAAGCCCACCGGCCACATCGCCCGGCGGCTGGGGGATCTGGAAGCCGAAGAAGCGGCCCGGCAGCCCGCGGAATAG